Proteins encoded together in one Bacteroidota bacterium window:
- a CDS encoding PhoH family protein, translating to MSEKIIQLEAVNPIDLYGINDNKLELLKNAFPKLKVIARGDTIKVIGDETEIELFEVKLNRMVEHFHKYGNINENNIERILETIKEESGKTSEEAGDVLVFGNSGLLIKARSVNQRRMVDSYAKNDMVFAIGPAGTGKTYTAVALAVRALKNKEIRKIILTRPAVEAGENLGFLPGDLKEKLDPYLQPLYDALRDMLPPEKLASYIETGIIQIAPLAFMRGRTLDNAFVILDEAQNATESQLKMFLTRMGKTAKFYITGDLTQVDLPRNQKSGLVHAHKLLQNLEGIDFVFLDNRDVLRHKLVKAIISAYESEQTEIK from the coding sequence GAATTAACGATAATAAACTTGAATTGCTGAAAAATGCTTTTCCTAAATTGAAAGTTATTGCAAGAGGAGATACAATTAAAGTAATTGGAGACGAAACAGAGATAGAACTGTTTGAAGTAAAATTAAACCGAATGGTTGAACACTTTCATAAATATGGAAATATCAATGAGAATAATATTGAAAGAATACTAGAAACAATTAAAGAGGAGTCTGGCAAGACTTCTGAAGAAGCTGGTGATGTTCTGGTTTTCGGAAATTCAGGCTTACTCATAAAAGCCCGTTCCGTAAATCAACGCAGAATGGTAGACTCATATGCCAAAAATGACATGGTCTTTGCCATTGGTCCTGCTGGTACAGGGAAAACTTATACTGCCGTTGCTTTGGCAGTAAGAGCATTGAAGAATAAGGAAATTAGAAAAATTATCCTTACCAGACCAGCTGTTGAAGCTGGAGAGAACCTGGGCTTTCTGCCTGGTGACTTAAAGGAAAAACTTGATCCTTACCTTCAGCCCTTATATGATGCCCTTCGAGACATGCTTCCCCCTGAGAAGTTAGCAAGTTATATTGAAACAGGTATTATCCAAATTGCACCTCTTGCATTTATGCGTGGCCGCACCCTTGATAATGCATTTGTTATTCTTGATGAAGCCCAAAATGCTACTGAAAGTCAACTTAAAATGTTTTTGACTAGAATGGGGAAAACCGCTAAATTTTATATTACCGGTGACCTTACCCAAGTGGATTTACCCAGAAACCAGAAATCAGGGCTTGTTCATGCCCATAAATTGCTTCAGAATTTAGAAGGAATTGATTTTGTTTTTCTTGATAATAGAGATGTTTTAAGACATAAATTAGTAAAGGCGATTATTAGTGCCTATGAATCAGAGCAAACTGAAATCAAATAA
- a CDS encoding phosphoribosylaminoimidazolesuccinocarboxamide synthase, which produces MLPTITHTNFHFKGQIGEIYHGKVRDVYNINNEMLVMIATDRISAFDVVLPKAIPYKGQVLNQIAAKFLHATKDIVPNWMIAVPDPVVTVGRFCEPFKVEMVIRGYLSGHAWREYKSGKRIVCGVQMPEGMKENDKFPEPIITPTTKATVGHDEDISREEILKQKIVTQDDYIQLESYTRALYKKGTEMAYERGLILVDTKYEFGKSEGIIYLIDEIHTPDSSRYFYQEGYQERQNRGEEQKQLSKEFVRQWLIANGFQGKEGQQMPFMPDEFVEQVSERYIELYEKITGEKFDRAELDNVLKRVESNITNFLVIA; this is translated from the coding sequence ATGCTGCCAACCATTACCCATACAAATTTCCATTTTAAAGGACAAATAGGGGAAATTTATCACGGAAAAGTAAGAGATGTTTACAACATAAACAATGAAATGCTTGTAATGATTGCAACTGACAGAATTTCTGCTTTTGATGTTGTTTTACCAAAGGCAATACCATATAAAGGACAAGTTTTAAATCAGATTGCTGCAAAATTCCTTCATGCCACCAAAGATATTGTGCCGAATTGGATGATAGCAGTGCCAGATCCTGTGGTTACAGTAGGCCGTTTTTGCGAGCCTTTTAAAGTGGAAATGGTTATTAGGGGTTATCTTTCCGGCCATGCATGGAGAGAATACAAATCAGGTAAAAGAATTGTTTGTGGAGTTCAAATGCCAGAAGGAATGAAAGAAAATGATAAATTCCCTGAACCAATAATTACTCCAACCACAAAGGCTACTGTAGGACATGATGAAGATATTTCAAGAGAAGAAATTTTAAAACAAAAAATTGTAACACAAGATGATTATATTCAACTTGAATCCTATACCAGGGCTTTGTATAAAAAAGGCACTGAAATGGCCTATGAAAGAGGATTAATACTCGTAGATACAAAATATGAATTTGGTAAGTCAGAGGGTATTATTTACCTGATTGATGAGATTCATACTCCTGATTCTTCCAGATATTTTTATCAGGAAGGCTACCAGGAAAGACAGAATAGGGGAGAAGAGCAGAAACAACTTTCCAAGGAGTTTGTAAGACAATGGCTTATTGCGAATGGATTTCAGGGCAAAGAAGGACAACAAATGCCTTTTATGCCTGATGAATTCGTGGAGCAAGTATCAGAAAGGTATATTGAACTTTATGAAAAAATTACTGGTGAAAAATTTGACAGAGCTGAATTGGATAATGTACTTAAAAGGGTAGAATCAAATATTACTAATTTTTTAGTAATAGCTTAA
- a CDS encoding dihydroorotase: MNILIRSARIIDTGSADNGKTKDIWIVNGIIKEIGTAIKAENATLLESENLHISPGWFDMRVNFRDPGFEYKEDLFTGMDAAIAGGFTAVACMPSTLPPIHSKSEVEYILNKTKGFLVDVYPVGTVSHRHEGKDLSEMYDMHLSGAIAFSDDKKPLSDPGLLQRALLYVKSFNGLIISFPDDKNISLDGKINEGIVSTSTGLKGIPGLAEELMIQRDIFLTQYAESRIHFATVSTANSVELIRKSKKSGLNVTAEVSASHLILDENNLTSFDTNYKIKPPLRTANDIKALIEGLIDGTIDVICSDHSPEDEEMKKREFDHAAFGIIALESAFGAANTALDGKLSIEKIIEKIAVNPRTILNLKVPSIKVGEIANITLFNPNQKWVFEKKHIKSKSKNTPFVGSQFTGKPFAVVNNNQMSFCD; the protein is encoded by the coding sequence ATGAACATCCTCATTCGTTCAGCCAGAATAATCGACACGGGTTCAGCAGACAATGGCAAAACAAAAGATATTTGGATTGTAAATGGTATAATCAAAGAAATTGGAACAGCAATTAAAGCTGAAAATGCCACCTTATTAGAATCAGAAAATTTACATATATCTCCAGGCTGGTTTGATATGAGAGTAAATTTCAGGGACCCTGGGTTTGAATACAAGGAAGATCTTTTTACAGGAATGGATGCTGCAATAGCAGGAGGATTTACAGCTGTAGCCTGTATGCCTTCCACCTTACCCCCTATCCATTCAAAATCTGAAGTTGAATACATTCTTAACAAAACAAAGGGTTTTCTTGTTGATGTTTATCCAGTAGGGACAGTATCACACAGGCATGAGGGTAAAGATCTATCTGAGATGTATGATATGCATTTATCCGGTGCAATTGCATTTTCTGATGATAAAAAACCACTTTCGGATCCAGGATTATTACAAAGAGCGCTGCTTTATGTAAAATCATTTAATGGCCTCATAATAAGTTTTCCAGATGATAAAAACATTTCACTTGATGGTAAAATAAATGAAGGTATAGTAAGTACTTCAACAGGATTAAAAGGAATACCAGGGCTGGCAGAAGAACTTATGATACAAAGGGATATATTCCTTACCCAGTACGCAGAATCAAGAATTCATTTTGCTACTGTTTCCACTGCCAATTCAGTAGAATTAATAAGAAAGTCAAAAAAAAGTGGTTTAAATGTAACTGCTGAAGTATCTGCAAGTCACCTTATTCTTGATGAGAATAACCTAACAAGCTTTGACACCAATTATAAAATAAAACCTCCTTTAAGAACTGCAAATGATATAAAAGCCTTAATTGAAGGCCTAATTGATGGTACTATAGATGTTATTTGTTCTGATCATAGTCCTGAGGATGAAGAAATGAAGAAACGGGAATTTGACCATGCAGCCTTTGGCATTATTGCTTTGGAAAGTGCTTTTGGTGCAGCAAACACTGCTCTTGATGGTAAACTTTCCATTGAAAAAATAATCGAAAAAATAGCTGTTAATCCACGTACTATTTTAAATTTGAAAGTACCATCCATTAAAGTTGGTGAAATAGCCAATATAACCCTTTTTAATCCCAATCAGAAATGGGTGTTTGAAAAAAAGCATATAAAATCAAAATCGAAAAACACTCCGTTTGTTGGTTCTCAATTTACAGGAAAACCCTTTGCTGTAGTTAATAATAACCAAATGTCATTTTGTGATTAA
- a CDS encoding BatA domain-containing protein, with amino-acid sequence MKFLFPLFLFALITIALPVIIHLFNFRKFKKIYFTNVRFLKEVKQETQSKSQLKHLLVLFCRILAISFLVFAFAQPYIPSENKKAVTGDKVISIFLDNSFSMQSMGESGNLFEEARKKAKEIAGAYKPTDRFQLLTNDFEARHQRIVNKEEFLEQLDEVNISPAVKNISEIISRQKDLLLNQDQINKYAFLISDFQRSIVDFESFKNDTLIEFKLVPVKSEQNNNLYIDSLWFKSPTRLLGQSEELVIRVKNASNIPFEDVPLKLFINGQQKAPASINIEANSTQEHVMVFTINEIGENKGMVKITDYPISYDDDFYFSFNVAKHLPVLAINSDKESPYLNSLFGKDDFFVFTNVSDKNMDYSLLVKNKLIILNQLKTVSSGLAQELKKYVHNGGNIFLIPAPDMDIESFKIFLSSLKSNYYTALDTNYTKASRINLEHVLFKNVFEKIPENMDLPFVSSHFAISKSTHSNEEELIRLQNGNMLLSKYASGKGFVYLSAVALRNENGNFHKHALFVPAMYNIAMHSEPFHPLFFTIARDEIIESKQNLQADEIFRLISEENGFDIIPENKIIDGKHQLILHDQLKMAGNYSLKSGNQNAGSISFNYSRKESDLSYYSLPELTMLVENMGFLNFLILDSENKNLTTALEDLNLGKRLWKLCIIFALLFLFTEIILLRFLKK; translated from the coding sequence ATGAAATTCCTTTTTCCACTATTTTTATTCGCTTTAATAACAATTGCACTTCCTGTAATTATACATTTATTTAATTTCAGGAAATTCAAAAAAATCTATTTCACCAATGTTAGGTTCCTAAAGGAAGTTAAACAAGAAACACAATCCAAATCACAATTAAAACACTTACTTGTATTATTTTGCAGGATCCTAGCAATTTCTTTTCTTGTCTTTGCTTTTGCCCAGCCCTATATTCCTTCAGAGAATAAAAAAGCGGTTACAGGTGATAAAGTAATTAGCATATTTTTGGATAATTCATTTAGTATGCAATCAATGGGTGAATCTGGGAATTTGTTTGAAGAGGCCAGAAAAAAGGCAAAGGAAATTGCAGGAGCTTACAAACCCACCGACCGATTTCAGCTTTTAACAAATGATTTTGAAGCCAGGCATCAACGCATTGTAAATAAAGAAGAATTCCTGGAACAACTTGATGAGGTTAATATTAGTCCAGCTGTAAAAAATATTTCAGAAATAATTTCACGCCAAAAGGATTTACTTTTGAACCAGGATCAGATCAATAAATATGCTTTTCTTATATCTGATTTTCAACGTTCTATAGTTGATTTTGAAAGCTTCAAGAATGACACTTTAATTGAATTTAAACTTGTTCCGGTAAAATCTGAACAAAACAACAATTTATATATTGACTCGCTTTGGTTTAAATCCCCTACCCGACTTCTAGGGCAAAGTGAAGAGTTAGTAATACGAGTAAAAAATGCATCAAACATACCTTTTGAGGATGTTCCCCTTAAATTATTTATCAACGGACAACAGAAAGCCCCTGCAAGTATAAATATTGAAGCTAATTCTACTCAGGAACATGTAATGGTGTTTACAATAAATGAGATCGGGGAAAACAAAGGGATGGTAAAAATTACGGATTACCCGATTTCTTATGATGATGATTTTTATTTTTCTTTTAACGTTGCCAAACATTTGCCTGTTTTGGCCATAAACAGCGATAAAGAAAGTCCCTATCTTAATTCTTTATTTGGCAAAGATGATTTTTTTGTATTCACTAATGTTTCAGATAAGAATATGGATTATTCCTTGTTGGTGAAGAATAAGTTAATCATTTTAAACCAATTAAAAACAGTAAGCTCAGGACTTGCTCAGGAACTAAAAAAATATGTTCATAACGGAGGAAACATTTTTTTAATCCCCGCTCCTGACATGGATATTGAATCATTTAAGATTTTTTTATCTTCATTAAAAAGCAATTACTACACAGCTTTAGATACTAATTATACTAAAGCAAGTAGAATAAACCTTGAACATGTACTATTTAAAAATGTATTTGAGAAAATTCCTGAAAACATGGATTTACCCTTTGTTTCCTCTCATTTCGCAATATCAAAATCAACACATAGTAATGAAGAAGAATTAATTAGGCTTCAAAACGGAAACATGTTGCTATCAAAATATGCATCAGGAAAGGGATTTGTGTATTTAAGTGCAGTTGCTTTAAGAAATGAAAATGGAAACTTTCATAAACATGCTCTTTTTGTTCCTGCCATGTACAACATAGCAATGCATAGCGAACCTTTTCATCCTTTATTCTTTACCATTGCCAGGGATGAGATTATTGAATCCAAGCAAAACCTTCAGGCTGATGAAATTTTCCGGTTGATTTCAGAAGAAAATGGTTTTGACATAATTCCAGAAAACAAAATTATTGATGGGAAACATCAGTTGATTTTACATGATCAACTAAAAATGGCAGGCAATTACAGTTTGAAATCAGGAAACCAGAATGCAGGAAGTATTTCCTTTAATTACAGCAGGAAAGAATCAGATTTAAGTTATTATTCTTTACCAGAGCTCACAATGTTGGTTGAAAATATGGGTTTTTTAAATTTCTTGATTTTAGATTCAGAAAATAAAAATTTAACAACAGCTCTAGAAGATTTGAATTTAGGTAAAAGACTGTGGAAACTTTGTATTATATTCGCCCTGTTATTTTTATTTACAGAGATCATTTTACTGAGGTTCCTAAAAAAATAA
- a CDS encoding TIGR02757 family protein — protein MKYTQVIDLKGFLEEKYLQYNRSFFIESDPISIPYAFSLKEDIEIASFLSSIIAWGQRKTIINNARKLMEYMGNSPYEFIMDFNEENKSCRQLKNFVHRTFNGTDCIFFVRSLQHIYKHKGGLETIFSIKETDKNVATSIVNARKCFFEIDFPHRSLKHFSNPLAGSAAKRINMFLRWMVRKDRVDFGIWKSIQPSQLICPLDVHTGNVSRKLGLLTRSQNDWKAAEQLTESLLLFDPIDPVKYDFALFGLGVFENF, from the coding sequence GTGAAATATACGCAGGTTATCGACCTAAAAGGTTTTTTGGAGGAAAAGTATTTACAATACAACCGCTCTTTTTTTATAGAATCGGATCCAATTAGCATCCCTTACGCATTTTCTTTAAAAGAAGATATTGAAATAGCCTCATTTCTATCCTCCATTATAGCATGGGGACAAAGAAAAACAATAATTAATAATGCACGTAAATTAATGGAATACATGGGCAATTCACCCTATGAGTTCATTATGGATTTCAATGAAGAGAACAAATCTTGCCGACAGCTCAAAAATTTCGTGCATCGTACCTTTAACGGGACTGATTGTATCTTTTTTGTTCGCTCACTCCAACATATTTATAAACATAAAGGAGGATTGGAAACAATTTTTTCGATAAAAGAAACCGATAAAAATGTAGCCACAAGCATTGTAAATGCTCGGAAATGTTTTTTTGAAATAGATTTCCCTCACCGTTCTTTAAAACATTTTTCTAATCCCCTGGCAGGATCCGCTGCAAAAAGAATCAATATGTTTTTGCGTTGGATGGTAAGAAAAGATAGGGTTGATTTTGGAATTTGGAAATCCATACAACCCTCCCAGCTTATTTGCCCTCTTGATGTTCATACAGGCAATGTTTCTCGAAAACTAGGATTACTCACACGGTCTCAAAATGATTGGAAAGCAGCAGAACAATTAACTGAATCACTCCTGCTTTTCGATCCTATTGATCCTGTAAAATACGATTTTGCACTTTTCGGACTGGGTGTTTTTGAAAATTTTTAG